The Streptomyces racemochromogenes DNA segment CAGCATCCGCACCGGCACCTGCCTGCCGTCGAGCACGGCCCAGAACTCGATGTCGGTCTCGTAGGAGTCGAAGGGGTAGTCGCTGATCGACCCGGCCGTGAGCGCGACCTGCACGTCCCGGGTCGTGATCCGCTCGTGCGCCCTGAACGCGAGGTCGCCGAGGGTCGCCGCGGAGGTCTGCAGGCCGAGGTCGGCCACCGGGGCGCTCCCGTCCTCCTCCCCGAGGGTCCCGCGCGGGGTGACCCGGACCCGCAGGACCAGCTCCCTGGACGCGGCGTCGACGCGCTGCACGGTGGCCCGCACGTCCACCCGGTCGGCGGCCGCGGAGCCGGCCGTGTGCACCCGGTCGAGCGCCTGCCGCTCGGAGAACTGCAGCCACGACCCCACCCCCACCGCCACCACGATCAGGACGGCGATGGGGAGCAGCACCGGCAGGAGTGACGTTCCGGAACGGCGGGGGCTGCGTGGGTCCCAGGTGGGGGCCATGGCGACTCCGGCGGGAGGGGAGGGGCGGTGACCGCGGTGTGATCCTCGTCCACCGGGCCGCCCGACCGCCGCATCCGGCCGGGGCGTGTCGGCGCGCGCCGGCGCCTCCGGGCCCGGCCCGGCGGAGTCCGCGCCGGCTCAGGCCCCGGGAGCCCGGGCCGGCAGGCGCAGGCCCACGACCGCTCCGCCGCCGTCGGCCGTGCGGGCGAACACGGTGCCCCCGTCAGCCGAGACCAGCTCGTGGACGATGGCCAGGCCCAGTCCGGACCCCGGCGTGCCCTGGGTGCCGGGCCCCCGGTGGAAGCGGTCGAAGACGGCCCGTTCCTGGCCCGCCGGGATCCCCGGCCCCCGGTCGTGGACCTGGACCCGCGGCCCGTCCACCCGGACCAGGACCGGGCTGCCGGGCGGGCTGAACTTCACGGCGTTGCTCAGCAGGTTGTCCAGGCACCGCTGCACCGCGCGCGGCCGGGCGTACACGGTCCCGCCCCGCGCCGCGTCGACCGTGACGGGGCGTCCCGTGCGCCGGCGGCAGCGGTGGGCGGCGTCCTCGGCCGCCTCCGCGAGGTCGACCGCCTCGGGCCGCTCCCCGGTGTGGCGGTCGGTGGCCAGCTCGACGACCTCCCGGACCAGGTCGTCCAGGGCCACCGTCTCGCGGACCAGGGTCGCGAGGATCTGCTCCTCGTCCCCGGGGGCGAGCCGCCCCCGGGCCCGCTGGAGCAGTTCGGCGCTGCCGCGCACCGAGGTCAGCGGGGTGCGCAGCTCGTGCCCGGCGTCCTCGACCAGCTGGCGCTGCTGGGCGCGGGAGCGGCGCAGCGCGTCCAGCATGGCCTCGAAGCTGCGGGTGAGCCGGCCGATCTCGTCCCGCCCGGCGGGCGGCAGGTCGGCCTCCAGGTCCTGGGTGGTGCTGATCCGGTGCGCGGCGCCGACCAGGCGGTTCACGGGCCGCAGGATCCGGCCCAGGACCCACCAGCTCAGGAGCGCGGCCACCGCGGTGGCGGCGGCCGTGGTCCAGGTGATCCGCCACATGAACCCCCGGTCGAGGGCTGCGGCACCGCTGTAGCTCTGCGCCACCATGACCGCCCCGCCGGCCGGGAGCGGCAGGGTGAGGATCCCGTACTCCGTGCCCTCCACGACCACGTCCTCCCGGCTGCTGCCCGCGCCCGTACGGGCCACCCGCGCGGCCGCCTCGGACACCGGCAGGCGGGAGGCGGGGCCGGGGCGGACGCTCCCGTCGGCGAGCAGGACCTGCTCGGTCGTGCCCGGCCGGGCGGGCGGGGTGCGGCCGGCGTCGAGCAGGGCGACCACGGCCCCGGCCCGGTCCTCCAGACCGCGTTCGAGTTCGTCCCCGACGAGGACACCGATGCCCCGGTAGGAGGTGAAGGCGGCGAACAGCATCGCCAGGCCCGCGGCCGCGACGACCACCAGCGTGATCTTCGTACGGAGCATCAGGCCGGCCGCACCGTGTACCCGACGTTGCGCACGGTGTGCACGATCCGCGGCGCCCCGCCCTCCTCGGTCTTGCGGCGCAGGTAGCCGATGTAGACGTCGAGGGAGCGCGAGCTGGTGTCGAAGTCGAAGCCCCAGATGCGCTCGTAGATCTGACCGCGCGTCAACACGGCGCCCTGGTGCGTCAGGAGCAGCTCCAGGACGTCGAACTCCGTCTTCGTCAGGTCCAGGACCAGGCTTCCCCGGACGGCGCTGCGCGCGCCCGGGTCCAGGACCAGGTCCCCGGCGGCGAGCACCCCGGGGGCGGCCGGCCCCGGCTCGGTGCGCCGCAGCAACGCCCTGATCCGGGCGAGGAGTTCGTCCGTGGCGAAGGGTTTGGCGAGGTAGTCGTCCGCGCCCGCGTCCAGGCCGGCCACCCGGTCGCCGACCTGGTCGCGGGCGGTCAGCACCAGGACCGGCAGCCGGTCGCCGCGCCGACGCAGGGTCCGGCACAGCGACAGCCCGTCCAGTCCGGGCATGACCACGTCCACCAGGGCCAGGTCCGGCTCCTCCCGGTCCACCGCCGCCAGGCCCTGGAGCCCGTCGGCCGCCTGCACCACCCGGTACCCCTCGAAGCGCAGCAGCTGGTCCAGGGTGCTGCGTACGCCCGGATCGTCCTCGACGACCAGCACCGTGCGGCGGTGCGCCGTGATCGCGTCAGTCATGTGATCATCATCGCCGGTGGCGGGAGTGGTCACCGCGGCGGCCCGTCAGCGCCGGACCGGGGTCACGGAGATCGGCTCGACGGCCTTCGCGCAGCCGGTGTCGCCCGTGCGGCCGGTACGGATGAACCGGGTGGAGAGGTCCACGACGCAGCCGCTGCGCTCCATCTCCGGCACGTGCCCGGTGTTGCGGACCGAGACGAAGCGGCTGTCGCGGAACTGCCGGGCGGCCTGCCGTCCGTTGGCGTCGGGGGTGTTGGCGTCGAGGTCGCCGGAGAGCACCAGGACGGGTACGTCGGGCATCCGGGGGTGGGTCGGCTGGGGCCCGGCGGTGTTCTCCCGCGGCCAGCCGATGCAGACGTCACCGCCGTCGGTGGGGCCCTCCAGATAGCCGGCCGGGCTGAACGCGCCGAACGCGCCGGGACGGGTCGCGGCGAGCGCCTCGCGGTACTGGCGCCACCGCTCGGGCAGCGGAGCCGCGGCCTTCCATGGCTTGCGGTAGTCGTTGCAGACCACGGCGATGTACGGGGCCTGGTCCTCGGCGGAACCGGTGGAGCCCTCCGCGCGCACCAGGTCCAGCAGCGGCCCGCGGTCCCCGGCGGTGAAGCGGTCCAGGGCGTGCGGCAGACCGCCGAGCAGGGACGGGCCGCCCGGATCCGCGCCGACCTCCCGGCTCGCCCCCTCGTAGACGAGGCCGGCGAGCTTGCCCTCCGTCAGGCGCATCCGGAACGGCGCCGCCCCCTCCAGCGGGACGTCCACGTCGACGGGCCTCTCGCGCAGGGCGGCGGCGGTGGCCGCCAGGTCCCGTACGGCCTTGTCGCCGTCGCAGGCGGGCCTGCCCCCGGCCTCGGGACGGGCGGCGCTGCGCTCGCAGATCCGGCGCAGCGACAGCGAGACGGCCTGCGCCCCGGGCCGGTTCAGCGGGTCGAAGGCGAGCGGGTACGCCCCGGACAGGACGACGTTCCGGACGTGCCCGGGGTGGCGCGAGGCGTAGACCGGCATCAGGTAGGTGCCGTACGACAGCCCGTACAGGGTGAGTCCGTCCACGCCGAGCCGCGCACGGATCGCGTCGAGGTCGTCGGCGGTGGCGGCCGTGGTGTAGCCCCGGGCGCGCGGCCCCAGGTTCGCGGCGCAGCGGGTGACGGCGTCGCGCTGCTGCTCACGGGTGCCCAGGCGGTACTCGGCGTCGGTCACCCCGCAGGGCATCCGCTGGGACCTTCCGGTGCCCCGGGGGTCGACGAGCAGCAGGTCGTGGTCGCCGAGCAGGTCCCTCAGCACCTCGCCGAAGACCGGCGCCCGGTCGATGGCCACCTCGCCGGGGCCGCCGGGGTTGACGGCGACCGTCCCCTTGGCGGGACCGGGGGAGCGGTGGCGGACGACCGCGTAGGCCACGTCGACCGTGCCCAGTGCGGGGTCGCCGCTCACCAGGGGGCGGGTCGCCGAGCCGCAGTCCACCCGGTGCCCCTCGACGGTCGGACACCACGTCGGGCGGGCCGTGCCGCCCGCCGCCGCGGCCGTCACCGCCGGCAGCGTGGAGAAGAGCAGCGCCGCCGCCCCCGCCACCAGTCCCGCCCGTCGCAGCACACCCGTGCCCTTCATGCCCATGTCCACTCCCGGGGTCGTCCGTCGTCCGTCGTCTGTCGTGCGTCGGCCGGGCGTCGCGCCCCGCCGTGCACACGACTGTGCCGGGCGCCTTTCAGGGCCACGGCAGAGCGACGGCAAAGACGTGTAAGAACGGGGAGCCCGACGGGGCCCCGGGCCCGATCTCGTGGATTCGCCGCGCCGTCGAGCGTGTGGCCCGGGTGCGCCGAGCGCGAGGGTGTTTGCTGTGCGCAGGCCGGCCCACGGGGGCGCGGCCCCGTACGACGGAGGAGCCGGGAACATGAAGTTCGCGCAGATCATCGACTTCGAGACGGAACGCATCGACGAGGCGCGCGAGCTGCTGCGCGCGTACGAGGAGCAGGCCCGCTCGCAGGGGCGCGACGGTGCCCCCGTCGCCCGCACCCTGCTCAAGGACCGCGCCAACCCCAACCGGTACCTCGCGGTGGTGCAGTTCGAGTCCCACGAGGCGGCGATGGCGAACAGCGACGCGCCCGAGACCAGCGAGCTGGCCCAGGCGCTCTCGGCGCTGATGACGAGGCCCGCCGCCTACACCGACTGCGACATCGTGGAGCACCAGAGCATGCGCTGACACCGCGGCTGGACACCCACCCCTGTGTCGTAACAAGATTGGTTACGACACAGGGGCGGGTGCGTGCGCGTACGTGCCTCCGGACGGCGGGAGGTCCCATGAGCGCGAGCAGCCGGATGACCGTGGCCACGCACACGCTGACCTGGATGGCGCGGGTCTGCCCCCAGCGGCCCGGCGGCATCGTGACCTCCGAGCAGATCGCCGCCAGCGTCGCCACCAACCCCGTCGTCATCCGCCGCACCCTCGGGAGCCTGCGGGACGCCGGGCTGGTGGAGTCGCAGCGGGGGCGGGGCGCGGGCTGGCGGCTGGCCCGCGCCCCCGAATCGATCACGCTGAGGGACGTCCACCTCGCGGTCGAGCCCGACCCGCTGATCCCCCTGCACGCCTCGCCGCCCAACCGGGACTGCCCCGTCGCGCGGGGCATCCCCGCCGTCCTCCGCGGGGTCTACGACCGCGCGGAGGAGGCGATGAAGGCCGAACTGGCGGCCGTCACCGTCGCCGACGTGGCGAGGGCGACGGTTCCCGGAAGCTGAGCGCCCCGTGTTCCGCGACGGCCGGCCCCGCCGGGGCCGGCCTCTCCTTCGGCCGTTGTCGTAACCATTTCTGTTACATCCTCCTTGAGATGAAGGACCGTACGCGAGTGATCACCACGGAACGCCTCCGACTGCGCCCCCTCACCGAAGCCGACGCCGACTGGTGGGTCGGCCTCCACGCCGACGAGGAGGTCAACCGCTTCGTCGGCGGCTACACACCGGAACAGGCCGCGGCCCGCCTGCGCGCGATCCAGGACCAGTGGGAGCGGCGCGGCCACGGACTGTGCGCCGTCGAACTGCGCGGCACCGGCGAGTTGATCGGGCGCAGCGGCCTCAACTGGTGGGAGCAGTTCGACGAGACCGAGATCGGCTGGACCTTCGCCCGCGCCCACTGGGGGCGCGGCTACGCCACCGAAGCGGCCGAGGCGGTGCTCGCGTGGGGCTTCGGGACGCTGCGGCTCCAGCGGATCACCGCCATGATCCATCACGGCAACACCGCCTCCACCGCGGTGGCCTCGCGCCTCGGCTTCGCGCGGCTGCGCGAGGACACCGTCCTGGACCGCCCCTGCACCGTCTTCGCCCTGGACCGGGAGGACTTCGCGTCCCGCTGACCGCTACTGGTTCGGGTCGAAGGGGATGCCCGCCGGCTTGGCCTTCGCCAGGTGGGAGGCGAAGGAGCCGTCCTTGAGGCCGAAGTGCGCGCTGCCGAAGTCCGCCTGGCTCAGCTTGTCCCGGAGCGTCGCGGGATAGCCCGACCAGCCGACGAGCGCCGGGAACTGCCAGGTGCCCCGGTGGTTCTCGGGCGGTTCGTCGTTTCCGTTGGCCGGGCGGAAGCAGTGCGTGCCGACGCCGTCCTTGTGGTAGACGATCTTGGGGTGGGTGCCGTCCCAGCGGATCTGGTCGCGGGGGTAGGTGTTGAAGTCGCCGTGGGCGGAGGTGGAGACGTACTTCGCCTCGCCGCCCTGGATCCACACCACCACGTGCTCCCAGTCGTGGCGGTGCCCGCCGAGGCTGATGCCCGGGATGGCCTGGTCCTTCTCAAAGTAGAGCGCGTACGCCACGGCACACCAGCCGTTGTTGCAGGCGGCCCGGGAATAGCCGTTGGTGTTGGCGAGGTCCGAGGCGTCGCGGCAGTTCCCGTTCAGCGCGCCGGTCGGGTTGAGGCCGCCGTTCAGGACGCCGGCCGGGCCGATGGCGGGCGTCGGGTAGCAGCCGTCCGTGTCGTAGTCGTACGCGGGCTGGAAGGCCAGCTCGACGGCGTCGGCGTTCACGGGCAGGGCCGGGGGCGGAGCCGCGAAGGCCACCTGCGGCACGGCGAGGACCAGGGTCAGGGCGGCGCCGACGGCGACCGATGCCCTGCGGGTGTGACGGATGTGACGACTCGTCCGCAAAGCGGCCTCCGGCTGGTCGGGTTCGGCGTCCGGCGCGGAGCCCGGCCGGTGCGGCGGGCGCGCCGCAAGCATCATTCGCGACCCCGGGTGGCACGACAAGGGGCACGACGCCCCCTCTTGGGCCCGGCCGGAGCGTGCGCCCGGGGAGTCCCGGGCGCACGTCCGCCGCCGATCAGGTCCGGTAGCGGTACATGATGCGGCCGCGGGTCAGGTCATAGGTGCTGACTTCCACGAGCACCCGGTCGAACGGCAGGATCCTGATGCGGTGTTTGCGGATCTTGCCGCTGATGTGCGCGAGCACGTGGTGCCCGTTCTGGAGTTCCACCGTGAAGGTGGCGTTGCGCAGGCACTCGACGACGGTGCCCTCGATCTCCAGGCCCTTCGATGTTCTTGCCAATGTCCCTCGTCTCTCGGATCGGGGTGCGGGTGCGGATGGGGGAAGGCGGGTCCGGCGGGGCGGTGTCAGTGGCGCACGAGCTCCACGTTGCCGCCCGTCCGGCGTGCGCCGATGCCCTCGAACAGCGTGATCGCGGCCGTGTTGGACTCGTCCACCTCGGCCCAGGCCGAGTCGGTCCCGCTGTGGTGCAGCGAGCCCAGCGCGTGGGCCAGGAGCGCCCGCCCGATGCCCCGGCGGTGCTCGCCGGCGCGTACGGCCACCAGCCCGATCCGCGCCCGGCGGGGGACCGGCGCCACCCGCACCAGCCCCACGTACGCGCCGTCGCGGACCGCCACCGTGAACCTCGAAGGGTCCAGCGGCGACGGCCCGTTCGGGCGGGGCAGGACCTCGGCCGGCATGGTCCGCCAGCCGGGACCGGCCTCGGCCTCCTCGCGGACCGCCCGGTGCAGGGCGCGCAGCAGGTCCGCGTCCGCCTGCGTGCCGGGCAGGATCCGCACACCGGCGGGTGTCCGCGACGGGTCGAGTCCGCTCTCGCGCGGGTCGGTGGGCAGGACGTACTCGCGCTCACGGCGTCCGGCCGTGAAACCGGCCCGCTCCCAGCGGGACTTCAGGCCGGTGTCGGCCTCGCCCACCAGGGTGTGGAGAGGGGCCGGAAGGTCCGCCAGGAGGGCTGCGGCGAGCCGGTCGAAGGCCTCGTCCCGCCACGCGTCGATGCTGACGAAGAGCCGGCCGTCGGGCCGTCGCGAGACATCGCCGTGGCCGACGACCCGGCCCTCGTCCAGTGCCTGCCACCGGGTCTCGTCCACCCGGTTGATGATCACGGTGTCCATGGTTTGTCGCCTTTCGGGAGTGCCTGGTTGCGCGGGCGCTCCCGACGACGACACCTAGGTCGGTCGTACACCGTGACGGAAGTCGGGGAGCACCCACCTCGATACAGCCTTCATGGGTGTCACCTCCTCCGGTCCTGTCACGGCGTTCCGCACCCTAGCAACGGGCGGCTGGGCGTCTCATCCGATTTATTCGCGGCCGGGCATCTCCGGCATGTCCGGCCGGCTCCCGCCGTGGCCCGGGCCTAGCCTTCACCCCGGTACGCCGCGGAGGGAGAGGCTGATGAACAGCACGACGGGGTTCGACCTCGGACCGCAGGCGGCCGTCGTCGCCGCACTGGTCGCCGGCGTCCCCGACGCCCGGCTCGGCGGCCCGACCCCCTGCCCCGACTACCCGGTGGGCGAACTGCTGGGCCACCTGGCGGGTTTGGCCGAAGCCTTCCGCGACGCGGCCCGCAAGGACCTGGGCCCCACGACCGACACGCCCCCGGGCACGGCCGCGCCCCGGCTGCCCGCCGACTGGCGCGAGCGGCTGCCGAGGCTGCTCGGCGAGCTGGCCGAGGCCTGGCGGGACCCGGCCGCCTGGAGCGGCATGACCCGCGCGGGCGGCGTCGACCTGCCCGGTGCCGTCGCCGCCGCGGTGGCCGCCGACGAACTGGTCGTCCACGGCTGGGACCTCGCCCGGGCCACCGGCCAGGACTACGCACCCGACCGGGTCGCGCTGGGGGTGTCGTACGACTTCCTGCTCGCGGCCGCCGAGGAGGACGACCGCGGCGGGGGCGTCTTCGGGCCCGTCGTGCCCGTGCCGGACGGCGCCCCGCTGCTGGACCGGACGGTCGGGCTGAGCGGTCGCGCCCCGTACTGGACCCCGTCGGAGCCCTCCTGACGCACCGTGGGAGGGAACGGTTCAGCTGTTGGTCATGATCCGTTCGTATGTCATGTGAAATATCACATGACATACGAACGGGCCCGCGCGAGCGGGCACCGCGCCATGACGACGAGGAGAACCCCAGTGAACCGCCTGGCCCTTCTGACGGCCGCCGCCGTCGGCCTGACCGCCCTCACCGGCGCCCCCGCCATCGCCGCCACCCCCGCGGCCGCCACCGAGACCGTCACCTCCTGCGGCAGCCCGGGGCTCCAGGCCGGCCTGAACACCCGGGTGTGCGTCGAGGTAAGCGGGACCACCGTCGTGGTCCACGGCAAGGTCGGCCTGGCCGGTCCGCCCTCCCCGGGCAGCCCGGCGCCCGAACCGAGGGAGCTGCTCACGACCCTGTCCGCCGAGGTCGTCGGCGCAGGCGCGCCCGTCACCCAGGCGAAGCCGGTCGTCTTCACCGCGGCCGGCCTCGAGGTGCGCGGCCCGGCCGCTTCCGTCCCCTGCGGGGCGACCGTACGCGCCGCCTTCGGCGTGGCCTCGTTCCCCTGGGCCGCCCGGCCCGTCGTCCACGAGGTCACCGTCACCTGCTGAGCGCCGCCCCTACCCCCGGCCCCCCGCCAGGGCCCGCTCGCCGGCGGCGCACCCCTCCCGCAGCGCCGCCAGTCCGGCCGGCGGCAGCCGCAGCGACGCGCCCCGCCGGCCGGCGTCCAGCCGCGCGGCACCCGCGTCGAGCCACCGGGGGAGGGGCTCGACGCCGATGAAGCCGGCCAGCCTCGCGAGCTCCTCGCGGGGCCGGTCGAGCAGGTCCTCGTAGGCCAGCGTGGTGCGCATCGGCGCCGGAACCCCGTCGAGGTGCGCCACGCCCCGGACGACGATCTCCGACCACAGCGCCGCGAAACCCGCCACCGGCAGCTCCCGTTCCAGCACCAGCGCCGGATCGAAGCGGTCCGCCAGCAGCGCGGACAGTTCGGGCGGCAGGGACCGGACCTGTTCCCCGGTCAGCTCCTCCACGCGCTCGGCCCCCGTCCGGGCCAGGATCTCCCGCATCAGGAAGATCAGCCGGTATCCCGCGTGCCTGCTCATGGACAGCGCGCAGTCCGGCCCGTCCCGGAACAGGTGGACGAAGCGTGCCCGCGGGAACACCCGGCGCAGCAGCGGCACCCGGTCCGACGAGTAGCCCGACCGCTCCACCACCGCCGAGGACCCGAACCGCGCGCACAGCAAGCCGAACAGTGCCTCGTAGTGGCCGGCGGCGGTGCGGGCCGGCCACCCGCGCACCTCCTTCCCCAGCTCGTCGAAGAGGCCGTCGGGGTCGTCGCTCAGGTGCGGGAGCACCATCAGGGACAGCGCCGGGATGCCGGTCGTAGCGGTCGAGAAGCGCCCCGGACGGCGGGTGTAGACGAATTCCGGCATCGGCGCCCCACTGCGGATCATCCGCTCGAACAGCGGATTCGGGTCGGCCAGCAGCCGCCAGAACGCCTCACCCGCCAGGAGGCCTTCGGGAAACCCCCGGCTCTGCACCGAGGACACCAGCTCGTTCAGACTGAGCACGTCCGGATGCGCGTTGACGATCCCCGACAGCGCGGTCGACCCGCTGCGGCCCGTCCCCACGACGAAAGTCAGCGTGCGCATCCCGTCCCACTCCTTTGACGACGGCCCGTACCGATCGCGACCAGCCTTCCCCCGCCGCCGTCTCCCGATACCGCCGGACGGCAGCCGGGCGCTTTTACCACGCAGGGGCATGGAAGTAAGGTCTCCGCATATTCGGACTGGCTGGATATGATCGGCATCCCCACCCCGCAGGGTCGTGTCGGCAGTTCCCCCATGCCCTCGTCCAGGCCCCCGTCTCCGCCGCCCCCGAGGACCGATGTCTGCGATGGCCCCCGAAGGACCGCCAACCCCGCCGCCCCCGGCCCGGCGCCGCCGCACCGTGCGCCTGCGCACGATGCTGGTCTGCCTGGCCGTCGTCCCGACCGTGGCGATGGGGGCCCAGGTCACCGTGACCGCCCAGCGGTTGCTCGCCCAGTCGGAGCACCTGCGCGCCGACGTGGAGGCCGGCGAACGGATCGGCGTACCGCTGGTCGGGCTGATGACGGAGCTGCAGGCCGAGCGGGCGGTGACGGCCGCACGGTGGGCGGGATCCTCCGTGGCCGACGAAGCGCTGCGCGAGCGGCGGGCCGCGACGGACCGCGCCGCGGCGGAGTTCCGCAAGATCGTCGGCAGCGGCGTGGGCGCCCCGGGGAGTTCCGGTCAGGGAGAGGGGCGCCTGGCCGCCGTGAGCGGGCGGCTCGACCTGCTCGCCTCCTACCGCAAGCGCGTGGACGCGCACAGCGGCAGCGCGGAACAGGCCGTCGGCTACTACACCGGCGTGATCGACGACATCATCCGCGCCTACCAGGACGAATTCAGCCACGCCGAGGACGCCGAGATCGCGCAGGAGAGCAGGCCCGCCGTGGCCCTCTTCTCCGCCGCCGAGATGGTCGCCCGCGAGGACACGGCCCTCACGCTAGCGGGCCCCTCCCGCGAACTGGCGTCCACCAGCTTCTCCCAGTTCCTCGACGCCGTCGGCACCCACCGCTACTTGTACGACACCTGGATCGTGCCGTACCTGCCGCCCGCCGAACTGACCGCTTACGACAGGCTCACCGGCTCGGAAGCCTGGCAGACCAAGCTCCGCGTCGAGAACGCCGTCATCGCCAACCACAAGGACACCGCGACCGGCGTGAAACTGCCCGCGGACGTCGACGAGTGGCCCGCCGCGCACCACGGCTTCGCCCCCCGGCTGGCCGCACTCACCACGGCCCGGGCCCAGAGCGTGCTCGCGCACGCCGACGCGAAGGCCGCCGGGCTCCAGACCGAGGTCTACTGGCTGGTCGGGGCCAGCGGCGGCACCCTGCTGCTGGTCACCGCGGTCGTCGTCCTCACCACGCGGTCGGTGCTGCGCCGCCTCAGCCGCCTGCACACCCGCACGGTCGCCATCGCCGAGGAGACCCTGCCCGAGGTGGTGGCCCGGCTCCAGCGCGGCGAGCCCGTCGACACCGGGGCACTGCCCGCCGTACACGGACGCGAGGACGAGGTCGGCCAGATCGCCGACGCCTTCGCCCGCGTCGTCGCCGTGTCCGTCGACGGGCACCGGCAACTCGCGGCCGAGCGGCACGGCTTCGGCCTCTTCGCCTCCGGCATCGCCTCGCGCACCGGGAACCTCGTCAGCCGCCAGCTCGGCCTGACCGAGGAGCTCCAGGACACCTTCGGCCACGACGAGGCGCTCCTGGCCCAGTTGATGCGGTCCGACCAGCTGACGGTGGGGATGCGGCGGCAGATCGAGAACCTGCTCATCCTCGCCGGCGGCGAGATCCCGGACCCGCACACCGAACCCATGCGCGTCGCCGACCTGCTGCGCGAGGCCGCCGCGGAGGTCGAGGACTTCCGGCGCATCGAACGGCAGGCGCTGGACGAGGCCAGCGTACGGCCGCACGTGATCAGCCAGATCAGCCACCTGCTGGCGGAACTGCTGGACAACGCCACCCGGTTCTCGCCTCCCCGGTCGAAGGTCGTCGTCCGCGCCGAACTCGTCGCCGACGGCCTCTCGGTCGAGATCGAGGACCGCGGACCGCGCGTATCGGCCGCCGGCTACGAGGCCATGAACGAACGCCTGCACTCGGCGCCGCCGTTCTCCGTCCTCGCCGAGAACGCCCACCGGCTCGGCCTCTTCGTCGTGGGCCACCTGGCCGACCAGCTCGAGGCCCGTGTCACGCTGCGCCGCTCGGTGTACGGGGGCACGGCCGCCGTGGTCATCCTGCCGGGCGGCCTGCTGCTCCCGGCCCAGGCGAAGGCCCCGGCGCCGCGACCGGCCGAGCCGAGGCCGCTGCCCGAACGGACCCCGCGCCCCGCCGTCGTACGCGGCCCCGTACCCACACCCGTACCGGAGCCCGTACCCGAGGCCGCGCCCGTACCCGCCGCCGACGCCCCGGTGGCCCTCGCGCCCGCCCCGCCGCAGCGCCCCGCGGCCGCCGCGGCCACCCCCGCGCCCGGACCCGGCGCGCGGCCGGCCCTGCCCGAGCGCGTCCCGCAGACCCACCTCACCCGGCAGCTCCGGGGCCCGCGCGCCCCGGAACCGGCGGCCGGCCGGGACCCGGAGACACCCGAAGAGGTGGCCGACGCCTGGGCCGACTACGAAGAGGGGACCAAGAAAGTGGAAGCAGAGCTCGGAGCGGACCAGCCATGACAACGACAGCCAGCGACACGATCTACGGCATCCTGGACAACAACCTGAGCAGGATCGCCGGCATCCAGGGAGCCGTGCTCCTGTCCAACGACGGGATCATGCTCAGCGCCTACCTGCTGGAGCGGGACCAGGCCGAACGCATCGCCGCCGCGTCCTCCGGCATCGCCGCCACCGTGAAGGCGATATCCCGGGAGATCGACGGCGGCCGGGTCATCCGCCAGCTCGTGGAGATGGACGACCGCTACCTCTGCGTCGTGGGCTGCGGGGAAGGCAGCACGCTCATCGTCGTCACCTCCCGCAAGGCGCGCCTCGGAGAACTGGGCGGCGAAGCCGTACGCACCGCCCAGGCACTCGGCGAATGGCTGGGAACCCCCGAGCGCACCACCCCGCCGACGCCGTAATGCCCGACCAGCCGCCGCGCCGAAGCCCCCGCCGGACACGGCTGTACGCGCTGACCGACGGCCGTACGGCCGCCGCCCCGCAGACCGTCCTCACCATGGACACCACCATCGAGGCGGCGGCCGTCGCCGACGGCGCCCACACCGGTCTGGCCACCGAATGGCGGACC contains these protein-coding regions:
- a CDS encoding sensor histidine kinase, which translates into the protein MAPEGPPTPPPPARRRRTVRLRTMLVCLAVVPTVAMGAQVTVTAQRLLAQSEHLRADVEAGERIGVPLVGLMTELQAERAVTAARWAGSSVADEALRERRAATDRAAAEFRKIVGSGVGAPGSSGQGEGRLAAVSGRLDLLASYRKRVDAHSGSAEQAVGYYTGVIDDIIRAYQDEFSHAEDAEIAQESRPAVALFSAAEMVAREDTALTLAGPSRELASTSFSQFLDAVGTHRYLYDTWIVPYLPPAELTAYDRLTGSEAWQTKLRVENAVIANHKDTATGVKLPADVDEWPAAHHGFAPRLAALTTARAQSVLAHADAKAAGLQTEVYWLVGASGGTLLLVTAVVVLTTRSVLRRLSRLHTRTVAIAEETLPEVVARLQRGEPVDTGALPAVHGREDEVGQIADAFARVVAVSVDGHRQLAAERHGFGLFASGIASRTGNLVSRQLGLTEELQDTFGHDEALLAQLMRSDQLTVGMRRQIENLLILAGGEIPDPHTEPMRVADLLREAAAEVEDFRRIERQALDEASVRPHVISQISHLLAELLDNATRFSPPRSKVVVRAELVADGLSVEIEDRGPRVSAAGYEAMNERLHSAPPFSVLAENAHRLGLFVVGHLADQLEARVTLRRSVYGGTAAVVILPGGLLLPAQAKAPAPRPAEPRPLPERTPRPAVVRGPVPTPVPEPVPEAAPVPAADAPVALAPAPPQRPAAAAATPAPGPGARPALPERVPQTHLTRQLRGPRAPEPAAGRDPETPEEVADAWADYEEGTKKVEAELGADQP
- a CDS encoding GNAT family N-acetyltransferase — translated: MDTVIINRVDETRWQALDEGRVVGHGDVSRRPDGRLFVSIDAWRDEAFDRLAAALLADLPAPLHTLVGEADTGLKSRWERAGFTAGRREREYVLPTDPRESGLDPSRTPAGVRILPGTQADADLLRALHRAVREEAEAGPGWRTMPAEVLPRPNGPSPLDPSRFTVAVRDGAYVGLVRVAPVPRRARIGLVAVRAGEHRRGIGRALLAHALGSLHHSGTDSAWAEVDESNTAAITLFEGIGARRTGGNVELVRH
- the infA gene encoding translation initiation factor IF-1, yielding MARTSKGLEIEGTVVECLRNATFTVELQNGHHVLAHISGKIRKHRIRILPFDRVLVEVSTYDLTRGRIMYRYRT
- a CDS encoding roadblock/LC7 domain-containing protein, which codes for MTTTASDTIYGILDNNLSRIAGIQGAVLLSNDGIMLSAYLLERDQAERIAAASSGIAATVKAISREIDGGRVIRQLVEMDDRYLCVVGCGEGSTLIVVTSRKARLGELGGEAVRTAQALGEWLGTPERTTPPTP
- a CDS encoding sulfotransferase gives rise to the protein MRTLTFVVGTGRSGSTALSGIVNAHPDVLSLNELVSSVQSRGFPEGLLAGEAFWRLLADPNPLFERMIRSGAPMPEFVYTRRPGRFSTATTGIPALSLMVLPHLSDDPDGLFDELGKEVRGWPARTAAGHYEALFGLLCARFGSSAVVERSGYSSDRVPLLRRVFPRARFVHLFRDGPDCALSMSRHAGYRLIFLMREILARTGAERVEELTGEQVRSLPPELSALLADRFDPALVLERELPVAGFAALWSEIVVRGVAHLDGVPAPMRTTLAYEDLLDRPREELARLAGFIGVEPLPRWLDAGAARLDAGRRGASLRLPPAGLAALREGCAAGERALAGGRG
- a CDS encoding TIGR03086 family metal-binding protein, encoding MNSTTGFDLGPQAAVVAALVAGVPDARLGGPTPCPDYPVGELLGHLAGLAEAFRDAARKDLGPTTDTPPGTAAPRLPADWRERLPRLLGELAEAWRDPAAWSGMTRAGGVDLPGAVAAAVAADELVVHGWDLARATGQDYAPDRVALGVSYDFLLAAAEEDDRGGGVFGPVVPVPDGAPLLDRTVGLSGRAPYWTPSEPS